The Procambarus clarkii isolate CNS0578487 chromosome 37, FALCON_Pclarkii_2.0, whole genome shotgun sequence genome window below encodes:
- the LOC123765899 gene encoding DNA topoisomerase 1-like, whose product MLSSAVKAKERSQCASNSRIFKLLASVCEASTTRHCGSSSTTRHCGSSSTTRHCGSASTTRHCGSSSTTRHCGSSSTTRHCDSSSTTRHCGSSSTTRHCDSSSTTRHCGSSSTTRHCGLSSTTRHCGSSSTTRHCESSSTTRHCGSSSTTRHCGSSSTTRHCDSSSTTRHCGSSSTTRHCGSSSTTRHCGSSFNI is encoded by the exons ATGCTCTCAAGTGCAGTGAAAGCAAAAGAGCGAAGTCAGTGCGCTTCCAACTCAAGAATCTTCAAACTCCTAGCAAG tgtgtgtgaagcatccaccacacgtcactgtggTTCATcatccaccacacgtcactgtggTTCATcatccaccacacgtcactgtggTTCAGcatccaccacacgtcactgtggTTCATcatccaccacacgtcactgtggTTCATcatccaccacacgtcactgtgaTTCATcatccaccacacgtcactgtggTTCATcatccaccacacgtcactgtgaTTCATcatccaccacacgtcactgtggTTCATcatccaccacacgtcactgtggTTTATcatccaccacacgtcactgtggTTCATcatccaccacacgtcactgtgagtcatcatccaccacacgtcactgtggTTCATcatccaccacacgtcactgtggTTCATcatccaccacacgtcactgtgaTTCATcatccaccacacgtcactgtggTTCATcatccaccacacgtcactgtggTTCATcatccaccacacgtcactgtggTTCATCATTCAATATATAG